One window of Oscillibacter hominis genomic DNA carries:
- a CDS encoding methylglyoxal synthase gives MNIAIMSHDNKKELMVQFCTAYAGILSQHSLYATSTTGNMVSESTGLNIHCFLSYAHGGSQQIGARIAYNEFDMVLFFNDPNSDVMAEDVSYISRLCDQNNIPFASNIATAEMLVLGLARGDLDWRTIVNPVTKPLNI, from the coding sequence ATGAATATCGCCATCATGTCCCATGACAACAAAAAAGAGCTCATGGTTCAATTCTGCACCGCCTACGCCGGAATCCTGTCCCAGCACAGCCTGTACGCCACCAGCACCACAGGCAACATGGTCTCCGAATCCACAGGGTTGAATATCCATTGTTTCCTCTCCTACGCCCACGGCGGAAGCCAGCAGATCGGGGCCCGCATTGCCTACAACGAATTTGATATGGTGCTGTTTTTCAACGACCCCAACAGCGACGTCATGGCGGAGGATGTATCCTATATTTCCCGCCTGTGCGATCAGAACAACATCCCCTTTGCCAGCAACATCGCCACCGCGGAAATGCTGGTGCTGGGCCTGGCCCGGGGCGATCTGGACTGGCGCACCATCGTCAATCCCGTGACAAAGCCGCTGAACATCTGA
- the minD gene encoding septum site-determining protein MinD, giving the protein MGESIVVVSGKGGTGKTSFTASVGSALSLLGKRVLCLDCDIGLRNLDLALGLTDRALMDFTDVALGRCTLEEAVVQHPRMPNLYLLTAPMGMGRQALTGADMYRLISRINKTFDYCLIDAPAGLGSGFRLASCAADRAVVVTTTDATSLRDAQHTVMLLDGQFPQNRLHLVVNRVRKKLLKGLHATIDDAIDTAGLPLLGVVPEDDALPICLGRGIPLMLSDSSLAAVAYRNIAKRITGARVPLMRIK; this is encoded by the coding sequence ATGGGAGAAAGTATTGTTGTGGTGTCCGGCAAGGGCGGCACCGGGAAAACCTCATTTACCGCCAGCGTGGGCTCCGCGCTGTCTTTGCTGGGAAAGCGGGTATTGTGCCTGGACTGCGACATCGGGCTGCGGAACCTGGACCTGGCGCTGGGCCTCACCGACCGGGCGCTGATGGACTTTACCGACGTGGCCCTGGGCCGCTGCACCCTGGAGGAAGCGGTGGTCCAGCATCCCCGGATGCCGAACCTCTACCTGCTGACCGCGCCCATGGGGATGGGGCGGCAGGCGCTGACCGGCGCGGACATGTACCGCCTGATCTCCAGGATCAACAAAACCTTTGACTACTGCCTCATCGACGCCCCCGCCGGGCTGGGGTCCGGATTCCGCCTGGCCTCCTGCGCCGCGGACCGGGCCGTGGTGGTCACCACCACCGACGCCACCAGCCTCCGGGACGCCCAGCACACGGTCATGCTGCTGGACGGGCAGTTTCCCCAGAACCGTCTGCACCTGGTGGTAAACCGGGTGCGGAAAAAGCTGCTCAAGGGGCTTCATGCCACCATTGACGACGCCATCGACACCGCAGGCCTTCCCCTTCTTGGCGTGGTGCCGGAGGACGACGCCCTGCCCATCTGCCTGGGCCGGGGCATCCCCCTGATGCTCTCCGACTCCTCTTTGGCGGCAGTGGCCTATCGAAACATTGCAAAACGCATCACCGGAGCGCGGGTGCCGCTGATGCGGATCAAATAG
- the rsmG gene encoding 16S rRNA (guanine(527)-N(7))-methyltransferase RsmG, whose amino-acid sequence MREPLLQGLRTLGLSEDCVPQLERYGELLLKKNEVMNLTAITAPDDVARLHFLDSLALLNLTDFCGKSLVDVGTGAGFPGLPLRICRPDIRLTLLDSLGKRVTFLQEVCDALGLEDVACVHGRAEEFAAGHRESFDLAASRAVASLPMLCELCLPLVRPGGAFLAMKSVDCGQELSAAAKAIEVLGGEVEEVRDYEVPGAAVTHRLISIRKVRPTPAKYPRAFAKIKKAPL is encoded by the coding sequence ATGAGGGAACCACTGCTGCAGGGCCTCCGGACGCTGGGCCTTTCCGAAGACTGCGTTCCCCAGCTGGAGCGCTATGGGGAACTGCTGCTGAAGAAGAACGAGGTGATGAACCTCACCGCCATCACTGCCCCTGATGATGTGGCCCGGCTCCACTTTTTGGACAGCCTGGCCCTTTTGAACCTGACGGATTTTTGCGGCAAGTCCCTGGTGGACGTGGGGACCGGCGCCGGATTCCCCGGCCTTCCCCTGCGGATTTGCCGGCCGGACATCCGCTTGACGCTGCTGGACTCCCTGGGCAAGCGGGTCACCTTTTTGCAGGAGGTCTGCGACGCCCTGGGCCTGGAGGATGTGGCCTGCGTCCACGGCCGGGCCGAGGAGTTTGCCGCCGGCCATCGGGAATCCTTTGACCTGGCCGCCTCCCGGGCTGTGGCGTCATTGCCCATGCTCTGTGAGCTGTGCCTGCCGTTGGTGCGCCCGGGCGGCGCCTTTTTGGCCATGAAATCCGTGGACTGCGGCCAGGAGCTCTCCGCCGCTGCCAAAGCCATTGAGGTCCTGGGGGGCGAGGTGGAGGAGGTCCGGGACTATGAGGTGCCCGGCGCCGCTGTCACCCACCGGCTGATCTCCATCCGGAAGGTCCGCCCCACTCCGGCCAAATACCCCAGGGCCTTCGCCAAGATCAAAAAAGCCCCTCTATGA
- the mscL gene encoding large-conductance mechanosensitive channel protein MscL — MAKNSGFVAEFKQFIARGNVLDMAVGVIIGGAFGKISTSLVNDIIMPAVSMLTGGVDFSQWKIVLKQAVVENGEEIAAAVSINYGSFLSTILDFLIIAFAVFCLIRAINKFHRKKEEAAPPAPPEPSAEEKLLTEIRDLLKASR; from the coding sequence ATGGCAAAAAACAGCGGATTTGTCGCTGAATTCAAACAGTTCATTGCCCGGGGCAACGTCCTGGACATGGCCGTCGGCGTTATCATCGGCGGCGCATTCGGCAAAATCTCCACATCGCTGGTGAATGACATCATCATGCCCGCCGTATCCATGCTCACCGGCGGAGTGGACTTCAGCCAGTGGAAGATCGTGCTGAAGCAGGCGGTGGTGGAAAACGGCGAGGAGATCGCCGCCGCGGTCTCCATCAACTACGGCTCGTTCCTCTCCACCATCCTGGACTTTTTGATCATCGCCTTTGCCGTGTTTTGCCTGATCCGGGCCATCAACAAGTTCCACCGGAAAAAGGAAGAGGCCGCCCCTCCCGCTCCGCCGGAGCCCTCCGCTGAGGAGAAGCTGCTGACGGAAATCCGGGACCTGCTGAAAGCATCCAGATGA
- a CDS encoding glycoside hydrolase family 13 protein has product MSPCFDSRDPRCKTPYGAVPTSTPVTLTLRPDGAEGFPRCELLAYHEFAASEEVLPLSPTAEGAFTITFSAPAQPELVWYAFRFSRADGSSSCLTRSGWGKNADDHRWQLTVYSERQPTPDWFGRGITYQIFPDRFCRLSLPATDGVVGNRVVHKDWSEPMDYLPDPDGEVRSRDFYGGSLLGISSKLPYLQSLGVSTLYLCPIFESASNHRYNTADYRKIDPFLGTEEDFAHLCSEGRKYGIRVVLDGVFNHTGSNSVYFNQEGFYPSVGAAQSLDSPYAGWYRFSHWPDQYDAWWGIRTLPAVQEDNPDYRAYMVTGKDSVIRRWLRLGASGWRLDVADELPDAFIRDIRLAMEETDPDAILLGEVWEDGSNKIAYSQRRRYLLGDETHALMNYPFRNAALAYLLGGPAEAFYEAMESIRENYPAPAFYSAMNFLGTHDTPRILTLLGQPAPISDRAERRAYRLSEEELRRGVRRLRLAALLLYAFPGSPTIFYGDEAGMQGFEDPFNRGTFPWGHENRELLELYRLLGRIRTQRPSLQKGAIRYHIAQDGLLAFSRQAGDETTWAVFNSGPQERSLALPYPGDLATDLLTGQQFAVLDGELELTLPSLDGLLIV; this is encoded by the coding sequence ATGTCCCCTTGCTTTGACTCCCGGGACCCCCGCTGCAAGACCCCTTACGGCGCGGTCCCCACCTCCACACCTGTGACGCTCACCCTCCGCCCGGACGGCGCGGAGGGTTTTCCCCGCTGTGAGCTGCTTGCCTACCACGAATTTGCCGCCTCAGAGGAGGTACTTCCTCTCTCGCCCACGGCGGAGGGCGCCTTCACCATCACCTTTTCCGCCCCCGCCCAGCCGGAGCTGGTGTGGTACGCCTTCCGCTTTTCCCGCGCCGACGGCTCCAGCAGCTGCCTCACCCGCAGCGGCTGGGGGAAAAACGCCGACGACCACCGCTGGCAGTTGACGGTCTACTCTGAGCGCCAACCCACCCCGGACTGGTTTGGCCGGGGCATTACCTACCAAATTTTTCCAGACCGTTTCTGCCGCCTCTCCCTGCCAGCCACCGACGGCGTGGTGGGCAACCGGGTGGTACACAAGGATTGGAGCGAACCCATGGACTACCTGCCGGATCCGGACGGCGAGGTGCGCAGCCGGGACTTCTATGGCGGGTCCCTCTTGGGCATCTCCTCCAAGCTGCCCTATCTTCAGAGCCTTGGGGTCTCCACGCTGTATCTCTGCCCCATCTTTGAATCCGCCTCCAACCACCGCTACAACACGGCGGACTACCGGAAGATCGATCCCTTTTTGGGCACGGAGGAGGACTTTGCGCACCTTTGCAGTGAAGGGCGCAAATATGGCATCCGGGTGGTGCTGGACGGCGTGTTCAACCACACCGGCTCCAACAGCGTCTACTTCAACCAGGAGGGCTTTTATCCCTCCGTGGGTGCGGCCCAGAGCCTGGATTCGCCCTATGCCGGTTGGTACCGCTTTTCCCACTGGCCGGATCAGTACGACGCCTGGTGGGGCATCCGCACCCTGCCCGCGGTCCAGGAGGACAATCCGGACTACCGGGCCTATATGGTGACGGGAAAGGATTCGGTGATCCGCCGCTGGCTCCGCCTGGGCGCCTCCGGCTGGCGGCTGGATGTGGCTGACGAGCTGCCCGACGCCTTCATCCGGGACATCCGCCTCGCCATGGAGGAGACGGATCCCGACGCCATCTTGTTGGGCGAGGTGTGGGAGGACGGCTCCAACAAGATCGCCTATTCCCAGCGCCGCCGCTACCTCCTGGGGGATGAGACCCACGCCCTGATGAACTACCCCTTCCGCAACGCCGCACTGGCCTATCTTCTGGGCGGGCCGGCCGAGGCCTTTTATGAGGCCATGGAGAGCATCCGGGAGAATTACCCTGCCCCTGCCTTTTACTCTGCCATGAATTTTTTGGGCACCCATGATACGCCCCGAATTCTCACCCTCTTGGGCCAGCCCGCCCCCATCTCCGACCGGGCCGAACGCCGGGCCTACCGCCTCTCTGAGGAGGAGCTCCGTCGGGGGGTGCGGCGGCTGCGGCTGGCGGCACTGCTGCTCTACGCCTTCCCCGGCTCCCCCACCATTTTTTACGGCGACGAGGCGGGGATGCAGGGGTTTGAGGACCCCTTCAACCGGGGCACCTTCCCCTGGGGCCATGAGAACCGGGAGCTTCTGGAGCTCTACCGCCTGCTGGGCCGCATCCGCACCCAGCGCCCCTCCTTGCAAAAGGGGGCCATCCGCTACCACATTGCCCAGGACGGCCTGCTGGCCTTTTCCCGGCAGGCGGGCGATGAGACCACCTGGGCAGTGTTCAACAGCGGTCCGCAAGAGCGCAGCCTGGCCCTTCCCTACCCGGGCGACCTGGCCACGGACCTTCTCACTGGACAGCAGTTTGCCGTTTTGGACGGGGAATTGGAACTGACGCTGCCCTCCCTGGATGGATTGCTGATTGTCTGA
- a CDS encoding S-layer homology domain-containing protein, which yields MAKDAWCYDAVKLCYETGLLNGTSAKTFSPDSPLAMEQLMVLSARLYDLRKGGDGVLPPAPQEPREYVRFYDLTGTQVANLGQVLSYSWQGSGSILTGEFQEARSPCFPLRIEIGFDGDGFRFSGSGNTGTDGKSVSFVLNPDAEFVAFKLNAYSRSWRNAQAAGAWEQWWFPASFYIDYRETLDILYSPHWLASSFGETAWREDFAMWLCSVGGEMEQRCTVDSLPDVPGVRYDEEQADAIFSLYRAGILNGTDATGAFHGTAPLTRAQAAVMLARVLDPGLRISTIASDSIS from the coding sequence GTGGCAAAAGATGCGTGGTGCTATGACGCGGTCAAGCTCTGCTATGAGACCGGACTGCTCAACGGCACCTCGGCCAAGACCTTCTCCCCCGACTCACCCCTGGCCATGGAGCAGCTGATGGTGCTTTCCGCCCGGCTGTACGATCTGCGCAAGGGCGGCGACGGGGTGCTGCCCCCGGCGCCACAGGAGCCCCGGGAATACGTGCGGTTTTACGACCTCACTGGCACCCAGGTGGCCAATCTGGGCCAGGTCCTGTCCTACAGCTGGCAGGGCAGCGGCTCCATACTGACAGGGGAGTTTCAGGAGGCCCGTTCCCCCTGCTTCCCCCTGCGCATTGAAATCGGCTTTGACGGAGACGGCTTCCGGTTCAGCGGCAGCGGCAATACCGGGACGGACGGCAAAAGCGTCTCATTCGTCCTGAATCCGGATGCGGAGTTTGTGGCCTTTAAGCTGAATGCCTACAGCCGTTCCTGGCGGAACGCCCAAGCGGCCGGGGCATGGGAGCAGTGGTGGTTCCCCGCCTCCTTCTACATCGACTATCGCGAAACCCTGGACATCCTCTACAGCCCCCACTGGCTGGCCAGCTCCTTCGGCGAGACCGCCTGGCGGGAGGATTTCGCCATGTGGCTCTGCTCCGTGGGCGGTGAAATGGAGCAGCGGTGCACGGTGGACTCCCTGCCCGACGTGCCCGGTGTGCGCTATGACGAGGAGCAGGCCGACGCCATCTTTTCCCTTTACCGGGCCGGTATCCTCAACGGAACGGACGCCACCGGCGCCTTCCACGGAACCGCTCCCTTGACCCGCGCTCAGGCCGCCGTTATGCTGGCCCGGGTGTTGGACCCGGGTCTGCGGATTTCCACAATCGCATCTGATTCCATATCGTAA
- the serS gene encoding serine--tRNA ligase, with product MLDIKLIRENPDLVRQNIRNKFQDSKLPLVDEVLKLDEEFRAAVTEGSELRASRNALSKQIGMLMGQAKKDPSKLSEAEAVKAQVTANAERLRELEEREAELEGEIRKRMLVIPQLLDEKVPIGKDDSENVEVARFGEPVTPPFEIPYHAEIMESFDGLDLDAARRVAGNGFYYLMGDMARLHSAVLSYARDFMIDRGFTYCVPPFMIRQGVVDGVMSFAEMDAMMYKIEGEDLYLIGTSEHSMIGKFIDQILPEESLPQTLTSYSPCFRKEKGAHGIEERGVYRIHQFEKQEMIVVCRPEESPVWFDKLWQNTVELFRSLDIPVRTLECCSGDLADLKCRSLDVEAWSPRQQKYFEVGSCSNLGDAQARRLKIRVTGQDGKKYLPHTLNNTVVAPPRMLIAFLENNLNADGSVRVPEALRPYMGGKELLIPKKK from the coding sequence GTGCTTGATATCAAACTGATCCGGGAAAATCCCGACCTGGTGCGCCAGAACATCAGAAATAAATTTCAGGACAGCAAACTCCCCCTGGTGGACGAGGTGCTGAAGTTGGATGAGGAGTTCCGGGCCGCCGTCACGGAGGGCAGCGAGCTCCGGGCCTCCCGCAACGCCCTCAGCAAGCAGATCGGCATGCTGATGGGGCAGGCCAAAAAGGACCCGTCCAAGCTATCGGAGGCGGAAGCCGTCAAGGCCCAGGTCACGGCCAACGCCGAGCGGCTCAGGGAGTTGGAAGAGCGGGAAGCGGAGTTGGAGGGGGAAATCCGCAAACGGATGCTGGTGATCCCCCAGCTTTTGGACGAAAAAGTGCCCATCGGCAAAGACGATTCGGAAAATGTGGAGGTGGCGCGCTTCGGCGAGCCCGTGACTCCCCCCTTTGAGATCCCCTACCATGCGGAGATTATGGAGTCCTTTGACGGGCTGGACCTGGACGCCGCCCGCCGGGTGGCTGGAAACGGCTTCTACTATCTCATGGGCGATATGGCGCGGCTCCACTCCGCCGTCCTCTCCTATGCCCGGGATTTCATGATCGACCGGGGCTTCACCTACTGCGTGCCGCCCTTCATGATTCGCCAGGGCGTGGTGGATGGCGTGATGAGCTTTGCGGAAATGGACGCCATGATGTACAAGATCGAGGGCGAGGACCTCTATCTCATTGGCACCAGTGAGCACTCCATGATTGGAAAGTTCATCGACCAAATTCTTCCGGAGGAGTCCCTCCCCCAGACGCTGACTTCCTACTCCCCCTGCTTCCGCAAGGAAAAGGGTGCTCACGGCATAGAAGAGCGCGGCGTCTACCGCATCCACCAGTTTGAAAAGCAGGAGATGATCGTGGTCTGCAGGCCCGAGGAGTCCCCTGTCTGGTTTGACAAGCTGTGGCAGAACACGGTGGAATTGTTCCGCAGCCTGGATATCCCCGTCCGGACGCTGGAGTGCTGCTCCGGGGATCTGGCGGATTTGAAGTGCCGCTCCCTTGATGTGGAGGCTTGGTCCCCCCGGCAGCAGAAGTACTTCGAGGTGGGCTCCTGCTCCAACCTGGGCGACGCCCAGGCGCGGCGGCTGAAAATCCGCGTCACCGGGCAGGATGGGAAAAAATATCTGCCTCACACGCTGAACAACACGGTGGTGGCACCGCCCCGGATGCTCATCGCCTTCCTGGAAAATAACCTTAATGCAGACGGCTCCGTCCGGGTGCCCGAAGCGCTGCGCCCCTATATGGGCGGCAAGGAGCTGCTGATTCCCAAAAAGAAGTAA
- the hisS gene encoding histidine--tRNA ligase — protein sequence MSKQTPRTLSGFMELLPPAQQQMERMMEVLRRTYSLYGFTPLDTPVIESSEVLLAKGGGETEKQIYRFTKGDADLSLRFDLTVPLAKYVALHYNDLTFPFRRYQIGKVYRGERAQRGRFREFYQADIDVIGDGQLSILNEAEIPAIIYKTFSTLGLRRFQIRVNNRKILNGFYEMQGLSERSGDIMRTVDKLDKIGADKVGAILVDDLGLSREQSDEILRFISISGSNDQVLSALSGYAGRSPLFDEGLSELNSVSSSLTAFGVPAEHFAVDLTIARGLDYYTGTVYETTLLDHPEIGSVCSGGRYDNLAEFYTDKKLPGVGISIGLTRLFYVLGEQKMLNPDLPTAPADVLILPMTEDLSAAIALATSFREAGIRTQLHCEQKKFKQKISYADKLGIPYVIFLGEDEIAGGIVACKDMATGEQSKLSPADAITLIRAGLAEKNSGAVILG from the coding sequence ATGTCGAAACAGACACCACGAACCCTCTCCGGCTTTATGGAGCTGCTTCCCCCCGCCCAGCAGCAGATGGAGCGCATGATGGAGGTGCTGCGGCGCACCTATTCCCTATACGGCTTCACGCCCCTGGACACCCCTGTCATCGAATCCTCGGAGGTGCTGCTGGCCAAGGGCGGCGGCGAGACGGAGAAGCAGATCTACCGCTTCACCAAGGGCGACGCAGATCTGAGCCTGCGCTTTGACCTCACTGTCCCCCTGGCCAAGTACGTGGCGCTGCACTACAACGACCTGACCTTCCCCTTCCGCCGCTACCAGATCGGCAAGGTCTACCGGGGGGAGCGGGCCCAGCGGGGCCGGTTCCGGGAGTTCTATCAGGCAGACATCGACGTCATCGGCGACGGGCAGCTCTCCATCCTCAACGAGGCGGAGATTCCCGCCATCATCTATAAGACCTTCTCCACCCTGGGGCTCAGGCGCTTCCAGATCCGGGTCAACAACCGCAAGATCCTGAATGGGTTCTACGAGATGCAAGGCCTATCGGAGCGCTCCGGCGACATCATGCGCACGGTGGACAAGTTGGACAAAATCGGCGCGGACAAGGTGGGCGCCATCTTGGTGGACGACCTGGGCCTTTCCAGGGAGCAGTCCGACGAAATCCTGCGCTTCATCTCCATCAGCGGCAGCAACGACCAGGTGCTCTCCGCCCTCTCCGGCTATGCGGGCCGCAGCCCCCTCTTCGACGAGGGCCTCAGCGAGCTGAACTCCGTGTCCTCCTCCCTGACGGCCTTCGGCGTGCCGGCTGAGCACTTCGCCGTGGACCTCACCATTGCCCGGGGCCTGGACTACTACACGGGCACGGTCTACGAGACCACCCTTCTGGACCACCCGGAGATCGGCTCCGTCTGCTCCGGCGGCCGCTACGACAATTTAGCCGAGTTCTACACCGATAAAAAGCTGCCCGGCGTGGGCATCTCCATCGGCCTGACCCGTCTTTTTTACGTGCTGGGCGAGCAGAAGATGCTCAACCCGGACTTGCCCACCGCGCCTGCCGACGTGCTCATCCTGCCCATGACCGAGGACCTGTCGGCGGCCATCGCCCTGGCCACCTCCTTCCGGGAGGCGGGTATCCGCACTCAGCTCCACTGTGAGCAGAAAAAGTTCAAGCAGAAGATCAGCTACGCCGACAAGTTGGGCATCCCCTACGTCATCTTCTTAGGCGAGGATGAAATCGCAGGCGGCATCGTGGCCTGCAAGGACATGGCCACCGGGGAGCAGTCCAAGCTCTCCCCCGCCGACGCCATCACCCTCATCCGTGCCGGCCTGGCGGAAAAAAACAGCGGCGCGGTGATCTTAGGCTGA
- a CDS encoding S-layer homology domain-containing protein produces MKFTRLATLFLALLLGITPALAYSQDALVPYQEPYGQGFPDVKGAWCETYVQTVYESSLMEGKTKTSFDSRSPLTNAQIITIGARLYDLLTGGDGEIPLIADASWYLTYYNNMAPLLGYESGSQMLDMGVWPPTEACSRISFVNLLSVVLKAAGVELPVANEVTAIPDLNPIEALDGHANTLAFYNAGILNGSDAYGTFRPLSSLTRGEAAAMLARLIDPAQRLRFSPVPFDFLKDLMGVERETVVYSVNGRELTMGEFAPLLARNFFVGAHLQDITFAGAAVPDAVTYALMDLRREAALSALAEAHGITLSAAAKATAEANARAKAGFAGLDEEAWLSCELQDALDDAVESYYDQTYGCNSPLLHSDEPDGRSRLMEDLEAVDVTIQSAGVMEGLDWAAIGQRAKTTPYVENLFQRGI; encoded by the coding sequence GTGAAATTCACCCGGTTAGCCACCCTGTTCCTGGCCCTGCTCCTGGGGATCACGCCGGCTCTGGCCTATTCGCAGGATGCCCTGGTCCCCTATCAGGAACCCTATGGACAGGGCTTCCCCGACGTGAAGGGCGCCTGGTGCGAGACCTACGTCCAAACGGTCTACGAGTCCAGCCTCATGGAGGGCAAGACCAAGACCTCTTTCGATTCCCGGTCGCCTTTGACCAACGCCCAGATCATCACCATCGGTGCCCGGCTCTATGACCTGCTCACTGGCGGCGACGGGGAAATCCCCCTGATCGCCGACGCCAGCTGGTACCTGACCTACTACAACAACATGGCCCCCCTGCTGGGCTATGAGAGCGGCAGCCAGATGTTAGACATGGGCGTCTGGCCCCCAACGGAAGCCTGCTCCCGGATCAGCTTTGTCAACCTCCTGTCTGTCGTGCTGAAGGCCGCGGGGGTGGAGCTGCCCGTGGCCAATGAGGTGACGGCCATCCCGGACCTGAACCCCATAGAGGCCCTGGATGGGCATGCCAACACCCTGGCCTTTTACAACGCCGGCATCCTGAACGGCAGCGACGCCTACGGCACCTTCCGGCCCCTGAGCAGCCTGACCCGGGGTGAGGCCGCCGCCATGCTGGCCCGGCTCATCGACCCGGCCCAGCGCCTCCGCTTCTCCCCGGTGCCTTTCGACTTCTTAAAGGACCTGATGGGCGTGGAGCGTGAGACGGTGGTGTACTCGGTCAACGGCAGGGAGCTGACCATGGGGGAGTTTGCTCCCCTGCTGGCCCGGAACTTTTTCGTCGGCGCCCACCTGCAGGACATCACCTTTGCCGGGGCCGCGGTGCCCGACGCCGTCACCTACGCCCTGATGGACCTCCGAAGGGAGGCCGCCCTCTCGGCCCTGGCCGAGGCCCACGGCATCACCCTCTCCGCCGCGGCAAAGGCCACGGCCGAAGCCAATGCCAGGGCCAAAGCAGGCTTCGCGGGGCTGGACGAGGAGGCCTGGCTTTCCTGTGAGCTCCAGGATGCGCTTGACGACGCGGTGGAATCCTACTACGACCAAACCTATGGCTGCAACAGCCCCCTCCTCCACTCCGACGAGCCCGACGGCCGGAGCCGCCTCATGGAGGATCTGGAGGCGGTGGACGTCACCATCCAGTCCGCCGGTGTGATGGAGGGACTGGACTGGGCCGCCATCGGCCAAAGAGCCAAGACTACTCCCTATGTGGAGAACCTGTTCCAGCGCGGGATTTGA
- a CDS encoding ParA family protein, which produces MAKIIAIVNQKGGVGKTTTCVNLTAALHELGKRVLLCDFDPQANSTSGMGVDKSLSQGVYQVMVGDAPVREAVVSTRYGDVLPSNKALAGAGIELISMDSREFLLRNALNQLQEDYDFIFIDCPPSLELLTLNALCAANTLLVPVQGEYFALEGLSDLMSTVRIVRRSLNPRLELEGVLLTMFDGRTNLALQVAEEVKRFFPGKVYSTVIPRNVRLSEAPSHGKPITTYDRSSRGAESYTALAKEFLRKNNQ; this is translated from the coding sequence TTGGCTAAAATCATCGCAATTGTCAATCAAAAAGGCGGCGTGGGCAAGACGACCACCTGCGTCAATCTGACCGCCGCCCTTCACGAGCTGGGCAAGCGGGTGCTGCTGTGTGACTTTGACCCCCAGGCCAATTCCACATCCGGCATGGGCGTGGACAAATCCCTGTCCCAGGGCGTCTACCAGGTGATGGTGGGCGACGCCCCGGTGCGGGAGGCGGTGGTCTCCACCCGCTACGGCGACGTGCTGCCCTCCAACAAGGCGCTGGCCGGCGCCGGCATTGAGCTGATTTCCATGGACTCCCGGGAGTTCCTGCTGCGAAATGCCCTGAATCAGCTCCAGGAGGACTATGACTTCATTTTCATCGACTGCCCCCCTTCCCTGGAACTTCTGACCCTCAACGCCCTCTGCGCGGCGAACACGCTGCTGGTTCCGGTGCAGGGGGAATATTTCGCGCTGGAGGGCCTTTCAGACCTGATGAGCACCGTGCGCATCGTGCGCCGGTCGCTGAACCCCCGGCTGGAGCTGGAGGGCGTGCTGCTGACCATGTTCGACGGCCGTACCAATTTGGCCCTCCAGGTGGCAGAGGAGGTCAAACGCTTTTTCCCGGGCAAGGTCTACTCCACGGTGATTCCAAGGAACGTGCGGCTCAGCGAGGCCCCAAGCCACGGAAAGCCCATTACCACCTACGACCGCAGTTCCCGGGGCGCGGAGAGCTACACCGCCCTGGCCAAGGAGTTTCTCAGGAAGAACAACCAATAA
- a CDS encoding ParB/RepB/Spo0J family partition protein, which translates to MATNKAKGLGRGLGALLGEEALKGDTGSALSLPISQVESCSNQPRKIFDDASLADLADSIRQHGIIQPLTVRRLSSGYYQIIAGERRWRAARLAGLQEVPVIVIEADDRKAAELAMIENLQREDLNPMEEASGFQSLIDTYHMTQEEAAAAVGKSRSAVANSLRLLGLCPPVRKLVEEGSLSSGHARALLPLGAEAQQKAAAAVVDGDLSVRQTETLVKKLTESKPNGPAPKSGVSVNYTEEAQKELSSRLGRGCRIVSGRKKGRIELEYYGLDDLNDLLEALSALKHRDA; encoded by the coding sequence ATGGCAACAAATAAAGCAAAGGGCCTGGGCCGGGGACTGGGGGCCCTTTTGGGCGAGGAGGCGCTGAAGGGCGACACGGGAAGCGCCCTCTCCCTCCCCATTTCCCAGGTGGAGAGCTGCTCCAACCAGCCCCGCAAGATTTTTGACGACGCCTCGCTGGCAGACCTGGCGGATTCCATCCGTCAGCACGGCATTATCCAGCCTTTGACGGTGCGCCGTCTCTCCTCCGGCTACTATCAGATCATCGCCGGAGAGCGCCGCTGGCGGGCCGCGCGGCTGGCCGGGCTGCAGGAGGTGCCGGTCATCGTCATTGAGGCCGACGACCGAAAGGCCGCGGAACTGGCCATGATCGAAAACCTCCAGCGGGAGGACCTGAACCCCATGGAGGAGGCCTCCGGCTTCCAGTCCCTCATCGACACCTACCACATGACCCAGGAAGAGGCCGCCGCCGCAGTGGGCAAGTCCCGCAGCGCCGTGGCCAACTCCCTGCGGCTCCTTGGGCTCTGTCCGCCGGTCCGCAAGCTGGTGGAGGAGGGTTCTCTCTCCTCCGGCCACGCCCGGGCCCTGCTGCCCTTGGGGGCAGAGGCCCAGCAAAAAGCCGCCGCCGCAGTGGTGGACGGCGACCTCTCCGTCCGGCAGACGGAGACGCTGGTCAAAAAGCTGACCGAGTCCAAGCCGAACGGCCCCGCGCCAAAAAGCGGCGTCAGCGTCAACTATACGGAGGAGGCCCAAAAGGAGCTCAGCTCCCGGCTTGGCCGGGGCTGCCGCATTGTCAGCGGCCGGAAAAAGGGCCGCATTGAGCTGGAGTACTACGGCCTCGACGACCTGAACGACCTGCTGGAGGCCCTGTCCGCCCTGAAGCACAGGGACGCATGA